A stretch of the Vitis vinifera cultivar Pinot Noir 40024 chromosome 16, ASM3070453v1 genome encodes the following:
- the LOC100853486 gene encoding receptor-like protein EIX1 isoform X2, which produces MATSPFRYFISLFLLLLCFEACLRVGDAKVGCRERERQALLHFKQGVVDDDGVLSSWGNGEDKRDCCKWRGVKCNNQTGHVIRLDLHAQSLGGKIGPSLAELQHLKHLNLSSNDFEGILPTQLGNLSNLQSLDLGYNYGDMTCGNLDWLCHLPFLTHLDLSWVNLSKAIHWPQAINKMPSLTELYLIDTQLPSIIPTISISHINSSTSLAVLHLPSNGLTSSIYPWLFNFSSSLVHLDLSWNDLNGSTPDAFGNMTTLAYLDLSSNELRGSIPDAFGNMTTLAYLDLSWNKLRGSIPDAFGNMTSLAYLDLSLNELEGLQLGCISRISR; this is translated from the exons ATGGCTACAAGCCCCTTTcgatattttatttccctttttctgCTTTTGCTCTGTTTCGAAGCCTGTTTGAGGGTGGGTGATGCTAAAGTTGGGTGCAGAGAGAGGGAGAGGCAAGCTCTCCTTCACTTCAAACAAGGTGTTGTCGATGACGATGGAGTGCTTTCTTCATGGGGGAATGGGGAAGACAAAAGAGATTGTTGCAAATGGAGAGGAGTCAAGTGTAACAACCAGACGGGTCATGTGATCAGGCTTGATCTTCATGCCCAATCTTTGGGAGGTAAGATTGGTCCTTCATTGGCAGAGTTGCAGCACTTGAAGCATTTGAACCTCAGCTCGAATGATTTTGAAG GAATTCTTCCCACTCAACTCGGTAATCTTTCCAACTTGCAATCCCTTGATCTTGGCTATAATTATGGGGATATGACCTGTGGAAACCTTGACTGGCTTTGTCACCTTCCTTTCTTAACACACCTTGACTTGAGTTGGGTTAATCTTAGTAAAGCAATCCATTGGCCCCAAGCAATTAATAAAATGCCTTCCCTAACTGAGTTATACTTGATTGATACTCAGCTTCCTTCGATTATTCCAACAATATCCATTTCCCATATTAATTCTTCTACTTCTCTTGCTGTGCTTCATCTCCCCTCGAATGGTCTCACTTCTTCAATATACCCATGGTTGTTCAACTTCAGTAGCAGCCTTGTTCATCTTGACCTCTCTTGGAATGATCTAAATGGTTCAACTCCGGATGCTTTTGGAAACATGACTACTCTGGCATATCTTGATCTCTCTTCGAACGAGCTACGTGGTTCAATTCCGGATGCTTTTGGAAACATGACTACTCTGGCATATCTTGATCTCTCTTGGAACAAGCTACGTGGTTCAATTCCGGATGCTTTTGGAAACATGACTAGTCTGGCATATCTTGATCTCTCTTTGAATGAACTTGAAG GACTTCAGCTGGGTTGCATCTCAAGGATTAGTAGGTGA
- the LOC100853486 gene encoding receptor-like protein EIX2 isoform X1, with protein sequence MDMSSNCLEGSIPQSVFNARWLDLSKNLFSGSISLSCGTPNQPSWGLSHLDLSNNRLSGELPNCWEQWKDLIVLDLANNNFSGKIKNSIGLLHQMQTLHLCNNSFTGALPSSLKNCRALRLIDLGKNKLSGKITAWMGGSLSDLIVLNLRSNEFNGSIPSSLCQLKQIQMLDLSSNNLSGKIPKCLKNLTAMAQKGSPVLSYETIYNLSIPYHYVDSTLVQWKGKEQEYKKTLRFIKSIDFSRNQLIGEIPIEVTDLVELVSLNLSRNNLIGSIPTTIGQLKLLDVLDLSQNQLNGRIPDTLSQIADLSVLDLSNNTLSGKIPLGTQLQSFDASTYEGNPGLCGPPLLIRCPEDELGGVSFTSGLSSKKEDIQDDANNIWFYGNIVLGFIIGFWGVCGTLLFNSSWRYAYFQLLSKIKDWLYMTTIVNMNRIRRSLQG encoded by the coding sequence ATGGATATGAGTTCAAATTGCTTGGAAGGTTCAATACCACAATCTGTTTTCAATGCTAGATGGTTGGATCTCTCCAAGAACTTGTTTTCAGGCTCAATTTCTTTATCGTGTGGGACTCCTAATCAGCCTAGTTGGGGTTTGTCTCATCTTGACCTCTCAAATAATCGACTATCAGGAGAACTACCCAATTGTTGGGAGCAGTGGAAAGATTTAATTGTTCTTGATTTggcaaataataatttttctgggaaaattaaaaattcgaTTGGCTTGTTACATCAGATGCAAACATTGCATTTATGTAACAATAGTTTTACTGGAGCACTGCCTTCGTCCTTAAAGAACTGCAGAGCTTTGCGTCTTATAGatttgggaaaaaataaattgtcagGAAAAATAACCGCATGGATGGGAGGAAGCCTGTCAGATTTGATCGTTCTCAACCTAAGATCTAATGAATTTAATGGAAGCATACCTTCAAGTCTTTGTCAACTGAAACAGATTCAAATGTTGGACCTCTCTAGCAACAATCTATCAGGAAAGATACCAAAATGTCTCAAAAATTTAACTGCCATGGCTCAAAAAGGAAGTCCGGTCCTTTCTTACGAAACAATTTACAATTTGAGTATCCCATATCACTATGTTGATAGTACATTGGTTcaatggaaaggaaaagaacaagAGTACAAGAAAACTCTTAGATTCATTAAGAGCATTGATTTTTCAAGAAACCAATTAATTGGTGAAATTCCAATAGAAGTAACTGATTTGGTAGAATTGGTGTCTTTGAATTTATCAAGAAACAATTTGATTGGATCAATCCCTACAACAATTGGTCAATTGAAATTATTGGATGTTCTTGATCTATCTCAAAACCAACTTAATGGTAGAATTCCGGATACTCTTTCTCAAATAGCCGATCTAAGTGTTTTAGACCTATCAAATAACACCTTGTCAGGTAAAATTCCATTAGGCACTCAATTACAAAGCTTTGATGCCTCCACATATGAGGGAAATCCTGGACTTTGTGGACCACCTCTTTTGATAAGGTGTCCTGAAGATGAACTTGGGGGAGTCTCCTTCACTAGTGGTCTTAGTAGTAAAAAAGAGGACATTCAAGATGATGCAAATAATATATGGTTTTATGGAAATATTGTTCTTGGATTCATCATCGGATTTTGGGGAGTTTGCGGCACTTTACTATTCAATAGTTCATGGAGATATGCCTATTTCCAATTGTTGAGCAAGATAAAGGATTGGTTGTACATGACAACAATAGTAAATATGAATAGAATACGAAGGAGCCTGCAAGGTTAA
- the LOC100250783 gene encoding G-type lectin S-receptor-like serine/threonine-protein kinase At5g24080 yields the protein MGHHLMGRFMFTKVILMRKGCLRRVNQIVRPLVLRRLILEMNGNLRLYRWDDDVNCTRQWVPEWAAVSNPCDIAGVCGNGVCSLDRSKTNASCTCLPGASKVGDSGQCSENSSVSAGKCDNNHRNSTASKLKMSIVQQTNYYYPESSIIANYSNMSQLSKCGDACLSDCDCVASVYGPSEEKPYCWLLNSLEFGGFEDTSSTLFVKVGPNGSPEDKATGSGDSSDGLRDKVLVLPIVLSMTVLVALLCLLLYHTLYRRRALKRSLESSLSVSGAPMNFSYRNLQSRTGNFSQLLGTGGFGSVYKGSLSDEALVAVKKLDKVLSHGEKEFITEVNTIGSMHHMNLVRLCGYCSEGSHRLLVYEFMKNGSLDKWIFPSKHCRDRLLDWGTRFHIAIATAQGIAYFHEQCRNRIIHCDIKPENILLDENFCPKVSDFGLAKLMGREHSHVVTMVRGTRGYLAPEWVSNRPITVKADVYSYGMLLLEIVGGRRNLDMTFDAEDFFYPGWAFKEMSNGTTRKVADRRLEGAVEEEELERALKTGFWCIQDEVFMRPSMGEVVKMLEGSLEINTPPMPQTVLELMEEGLDNVYRAMKREFNQSSFFTINNSTHPSSRATCSYSTMSPR from the exons ATGGGTCATCATCTGATGGGGCGGTTTATGTTTACAAAAGTGATACTGATGAGAAAGGGCTGTCTTCGTCGTGTGAATCAGATAGTTAGGCCATTAGTTCTTCGAAGACTGATACTCGAGATGAATGGGAATTTGAGGCTGTATCGTTGGGACGATGATGTGAACTGCACTCGCCAATGGGTGCCTGAATGGGCTGCAGTTTCTAACCCATGTGATATTGCTGGGGTTTGCGGAAATGGGGTGTGTAGCTTGGACAGAAGCAAGACTAATGCCTCCTGTACATGCCTGCCGGGGGCTTCTAAGGTGGGAGACAGCGGCCAGTGCTCAGAGAATTCGTCGGTGTCAGCTGGGAAATGTGATAATAATCATCGGAATTCAACTGCTTCCAAGCTGAAGATGTCTATAGTACAGCAAACTAACTACTATTACCCTGAATCTTCGATTATAGCAAATTATAGTAACATGTCCCAATTGTCAAAGTGTGGGGATGCTTGTTTATCAGACTGTGATTGTGTTGCTTCCGTGTATGGGCCGAGTGAGGAAAAGCCTTACTGTTGGCTGCTGAACAGCTTGGAGTTCGGTGGATTCGAGGACACGAGTTCGACGTTGTTTGTGAAGGTTGGGCCTAATGGGTCACCTGAAGACAAAGCAACAGGATCTGGGGATTCATCTGATGGCCTCCGGGACAAGGTCTTGGTTCTTCCAATTGTTCTCAGCATGACTGTCCTTGTAGCACTCCTCTGCCTGTTGTTATATCACACTCTGTACAGAAGGAGGGCCTTGAAGAGATCCCTGGAAAGCTCCTTGAGTGTGTCCGGTGCGCCAATGAATTTCAGTTACCGCAATTTGCAGTCCAGAACCGGCAATTTTTCGCAGTTGCTCGGCACAG GAGGGTTTGGGAGTGTATACAAGGGAAGCCTTTCAGATGAGGCATTGGTTGCAGTGAAGAAGCTTGACAAGGTTTTGTCTCATGGGGAGAAGGAATTCATAACTGAAGTGAACACCATTGGCTCTATGCATCACATGAACCTGGTTCGCCTATGTGGCTACTGCTCGGAAGGCTCTCACCG GCTTCTGGTTTATGagttcatgaaaaatggttCCTTGGACAAGTGGATATTCCCCTCAAAGCATTGCCGGGACAGACTGCTAGATTGGGGAACTCGTTTCCATATAGCCATTGCTACTGCACAAGGGATTGCTTATTTTCATGAGCAGTGCAGGAATCGGATAATCCACTGCGATATCAAGCCTGAAAACATACTTCTAGATGAGAATTTCTGTCCAAAAGTTTCAGACTTTGGACTAGCAAAGCTGATGGGCAGAGAGCATTCACATGTTGTCACTATGGTGAGAGGAACTAGGGGCTATCTGGCTCCAGAATGGGTTAGCAACCGGCCTATTACTGTAAAAGCCGATGTCTACAGTTACGGAATGCTTCTCCTGGAGATTGTTGGTGGCCGGAGAAACCTTGACATGACCTTTGATGCAGAAGACTTCTTCTATCCTGGGTGGGCTTTTAAG GAAATGAGTAATGGGACGACAAGAAAAGTTGCAGACAGGCGACTGGAAGGGGCAGTGGAGGAAGAGGAGCTAGAAAGAGCATTGAAAACTGGCTTTTGGTGCATTCAAGATGAGGTTTTCATGAGGCCTTCAATGGGGGAAGTGGTGAAGATGTTGGAAGGATCACTTGAAATCAACACACCGCCAATGCCACAGACAGTTCTGGAGCTCATGGAGGAGGGCTTAGACAATGTATACAGAGCCATGAAGAGAGAGTTCAACCAGTCCAGCTTCTTCACCATCAATAATAGTACCCATCCTTCATCAAGGGCTACATGTAGTTATTCCACAATGTCACCTAGATAG